In the genome of Sulfuricella sp., one region contains:
- a CDS encoding glycosyltransferase produces the protein MKILMISDVYFPRINGVSTSIATYREALEERGHEVHLIAPDYDGVTTGNEEGVRRIPSRHLPFDPEDRLLKTGAAMAEREALYAADFDLIHIQTPFAAHYLGVKLAKELGIPRVETYHTYFEEYLYHYLPFMPKGAARYLARSLSRRQCNDLDALVVPSHGMLEVLRGYGIQARAEIIPTGLPAESFVPGDGAAFRTLHGIPPQRPVMLYVGRVAFEKNIGFLLQVTARIRQDMPEVLLLIAGEGPALEQLKSRAARMGLGNNVLFVGYLDRKSELPGCYRAANVFVFSSCTETQGLVLLEAMAQATPVVALAELGTRDVLQEGQGALIAAHEIEDFAAKTMSLLQRDDAARQLGERGREYASGWSAGALAEKMLDFYQRTAERYLEVSTRSQLCESNVESNVCLNTGED, from the coding sequence TTGAAAATTCTGATGATTTCGGATGTCTATTTTCCGCGCATCAATGGTGTATCCACCTCCATCGCCACCTATCGCGAAGCACTTGAGGAGCGCGGTCACGAGGTGCACCTGATTGCGCCGGATTACGATGGCGTCACCACGGGCAACGAGGAAGGGGTCCGCCGCATCCCCTCGCGTCATCTGCCATTTGATCCGGAAGACCGCCTGCTCAAAACGGGTGCCGCCATGGCGGAACGGGAAGCACTATATGCTGCCGATTTCGACCTGATCCACATTCAGACTCCATTCGCCGCCCACTATCTGGGCGTAAAGCTGGCGAAAGAACTGGGTATTCCGCGCGTGGAAACCTACCACACCTATTTCGAGGAATATCTTTACCACTACCTGCCATTCATGCCCAAGGGCGCAGCGCGTTATCTGGCGCGCAGCCTGTCGCGGCGCCAGTGTAACGACCTCGATGCGCTGGTGGTGCCATCCCATGGCATGCTGGAAGTATTGCGCGGCTATGGCATCCAGGCCCGGGCGGAAATCATTCCCACCGGCCTCCCGGCGGAGAGCTTTGTGCCCGGAGATGGCGCGGCATTCCGCACCCTGCATGGCATTCCGCCGCAGCGCCCGGTCATGCTTTATGTGGGAAGGGTGGCATTCGAGAAAAACATCGGCTTCCTGCTGCAGGTCACGGCACGCATTCGCCAGGACATGCCAGAGGTATTGTTGCTCATCGCTGGCGAAGGCCCGGCGCTGGAGCAGCTAAAATCCCGGGCGGCACGGATGGGACTCGGCAATAACGTCCTGTTTGTCGGCTACCTCGACCGCAAAAGCGAATTGCCAGGCTGCTACCGCGCCGCCAATGTGTTCGTGTTTTCTTCCTGCACCGAAACCCAGGGGCTGGTGCTGCTGGAGGCCATGGCGCAGGCAACGCCGGTGGTTGCCCTGGCCGAACTGGGCACCCGCGACGTGCTGCAGGAAGGGCAGGGGGCATTGATCGCCGCTCATGAAATCGAGGATTTCGCCGCAAAAACCATGTCCCTGCTGCAAAGGGACGATGCGGCCAGGCAACTGGGCGAGCGCGGACGCGAATATGCCAGTGGCTGGTCAGCCGGGGCGCTGGCGGAGAAGATGCTGGATTTCTACCAGCGCACGGCGGAGCGCTACCTTGAAGTTTCCACCCGTTCACAACTTTGCGAATCAAACGTTGAATCAAATGTTTGCCTGAATACAGGGGAAGACTGA
- a CDS encoding glutaredoxin family protein, producing MKFILVLLCCTLAGLAQAGELFRWVDADGKVHYTDQPPPASAKKVEEKKLTGSTIDTSQLPYATQQALRKSPVTLYANDCGEPCTQARNHLVQRGIPFSSKNPQTTPADAEALTKLVGAAYVPVLVVGSAVSKGYEKEAWDAALDTAGYPKSALPGKAPAKDGAEKAKPAPEKSAAPHPWTGGR from the coding sequence ATGAAATTCATCCTGGTTTTACTGTGCTGCACCCTGGCCGGCCTGGCACAGGCGGGGGAATTGTTCCGCTGGGTAGATGCCGACGGCAAGGTGCATTACACCGATCAGCCGCCGCCAGCGAGCGCAAAGAAGGTGGAGGAGAAAAAGCTGACCGGCAGCACCATCGATACCTCGCAATTGCCCTACGCAACCCAACAGGCACTCAGGAAATCGCCGGTCACCCTGTATGCCAACGATTGTGGCGAGCCCTGCACGCAGGCACGCAATCATCTTGTTCAGCGCGGCATTCCGTTTAGCAGCAAAAATCCGCAAACCACCCCGGCCGATGCCGAGGCCCTCACAAAGCTGGTAGGGGCGGCGTATGTTCCGGTGCTGGTGGTGGGCAGCGCAGTCAGCAAGGGCTACGAAAAAGAAGCCTGGGATGCCGCACTGGATACGGCGGGCTATCCCAAAAGCGCGCTGCCGGGGAAAGCGCCGGCAAAGGACGGCGCGGAAAAGGCCAAGCCTGCGCCAGAAAAATCCGCGGCCCCGCACCCCTGGACCGGAGGCCGCTAA
- a CDS encoding TonB family protein, with protein MEPIFTLGFLASAMTPSNTGCEQFCTRAFRHRDRIATAGTAISGIILFLALQFLSLAPADREPEPMTIELADIPLPKEIPEPVPEKPLPPPPKAVVPPKPQAPQPAPQVKPVPAMADPAPSLPVQPQQLPRPVEPPKTVEPPVPPQAPRSNPAAESAYQALARSEIDKQKRYPEEAQQLGMTGTVLVSYSIARDGHLLHAEIAQSSGFKLLDQAALQAVQRTRFEAMPADAWIGIKEQSFRTRIAFTLD; from the coding sequence ATGGAACCCATTTTTACTCTCGGTTTCCTGGCTAGCGCCATGACGCCATCGAATACCGGCTGCGAGCAATTCTGCACCCGGGCGTTTCGCCATCGTGACCGGATCGCCACGGCAGGAACAGCCATCTCCGGCATCATTCTGTTTCTGGCGCTGCAATTTCTCTCTCTCGCGCCGGCAGACCGTGAGCCGGAGCCGATGACCATTGAGCTGGCCGACATTCCACTGCCGAAAGAGATACCTGAGCCTGTTCCAGAAAAACCATTGCCGCCGCCACCCAAGGCGGTCGTGCCGCCCAAACCCCAGGCACCGCAACCGGCGCCGCAAGTCAAACCCGTCCCGGCAATGGCGGATCCGGCGCCGTCCCTCCCTGTTCAGCCGCAGCAACTCCCCAGGCCGGTAGAGCCGCCGAAAACAGTGGAGCCGCCAGTGCCGCCCCAGGCGCCACGCAGTAACCCTGCTGCCGAGAGCGCTTACCAGGCGCTGGCCAGGTCCGAGATCGACAAACAGAAACGCTACCCCGAAGAAGCCCAGCAACTGGGCATGACCGGAACCGTATTGGTGAGCTATTCAATTGCGCGTGACGGCCACTTGCTGCACGCCGAAATTGCGCAATCAAGCGGCTTCAAACTGCTTGACCAGGCTGCGCTGCAAGCGGTGCAGCGCACCCGTTTCGAGGCGATGCCGGCGGATGCCTGGATCGGCATCAAGGAGCAGAGTTTTCGCACCCGCATCGCCTTTACGCTTGATTAA
- a CDS encoding UDP-2,3-diacylglucosamine diphosphatase — protein sequence MPQVRAIFISDVHLGTAACQADRLVDFLREYQSEHLFMIGDIVDFWAMNRGKIHWSRDQNTIVQKLLRRARHGEKVIFIPGNHDEALREYIGTSFGDIRIEDEYIHTAADGKRYLLTHGDAYDQVTRHHKWVAILGDMAYNMLVYLNGWLSWLRRTLRRPGYWSLAGYAKRKVKTAVNFIFDFEDSVIHHVRESGLDGVICGHIHWPMKKDVGGLVYLNCGDWVDSCTAIIEHMDGRMELIAWGAAVPLPVPESPAASFVPDFGRCPESLQSSPVFRQTFDSTFDSQSCERVETSR from the coding sequence ATGCCCCAGGTTCGCGCCATTTTCATCTCCGACGTGCATCTGGGAACCGCAGCCTGCCAGGCAGACAGGCTGGTCGACTTCCTGCGCGAATACCAGTCCGAGCATCTTTTCATGATCGGCGATATCGTCGATTTCTGGGCCATGAACCGGGGAAAGATCCACTGGTCGCGCGACCAGAACACCATTGTGCAAAAACTGTTGCGCCGCGCGCGGCATGGCGAAAAGGTGATTTTCATTCCCGGCAATCACGACGAGGCGCTGCGGGAATACATCGGCACTTCTTTCGGCGACATCAGGATCGAGGATGAATATATCCACACCGCTGCCGACGGCAAGCGCTACCTGCTCACGCATGGCGACGCCTACGACCAGGTGACGCGCCACCACAAATGGGTGGCCATCCTCGGCGACATGGCCTACAACATGCTGGTCTACCTCAATGGCTGGCTATCGTGGCTGCGCCGTACCTTGCGCCGCCCCGGCTACTGGTCACTCGCCGGCTACGCCAAGCGCAAGGTAAAAACCGCGGTCAATTTCATTTTCGACTTCGAGGATTCGGTCATTCACCACGTGCGCGAAAGCGGGCTGGATGGCGTGATTTGCGGCCACATTCACTGGCCGATGAAGAAGGATGTCGGGGGCCTGGTGTATCTCAACTGCGGCGACTGGGTGGACAGCTGCACGGCGATCATCGAACACATGGATGGCCGGATGGAACTGATCGCCTGGGGTGCCGCCGTGCCCCTGCCGGTGCCGGAATCACCGGCAGCCAGCTTTGTGCCGGATTTCGGGCGCTGCCCGGAAAGCCTTCAGTCTTCCCCTGTATTCAGGCAAACATTTGATTCAACGTTTGATTCGCAAAGTTGTGAACGGGTGGAAACTTCAAGGTAG
- a CDS encoding GGDEF domain-containing protein, with the protein MHMPQPASISPARASVVPCACHETSSHLDEDHAELLDVILAQCKLTAFFQPIVEFSGGRIFGYEGLIRGPADTPLHAPIHLFAAAEALGRLAELERLCRHVVLESFVVQKLPGRLFINVSPECLLQPDFREGETLRLIRRLKLNPSRVIIELTENKPSYDYNLLREAARHYRGMGFEIAIDDLGEGFSSLRLWSELRPEYVKIDMHFVQGINHDPVKLQFVRSIQVIAESMGSRVIAEGIETPAELNVLKTIGLSFGQGYHIARPNSAPLLLAPEEVVMALRQGGMVAYPAGIAVHKAVTARKLLTSAPVVSPLMTADEVFSIFSQDAELNVLPVVSHGAPLGLINRYRFIDHYARPYQRELHGSKPCTRFMDARPLKVDQSMSLAQVSRLIAEGSRRHVADGFIITEQENYLGIGNIQDLIREITEQQIQSARHANPLTQLPGNVPINEHIERLLHSRSPFVTCYFDLDHFKPFNDRYGFRRGDDIILLCARVLSEASDPARDFLGHIGGDDFVLLFQSEDWEQRCRQILACFDQEIEALFDPQDLKARGFQGEDRQGNILFFPLTSLSVGAVCVAPDEYRSHYEVAAAAGEAKRQAKALAGSALFVERRHPDAAKPYQPAFSLSDPGVCN; encoded by the coding sequence ATGCACATGCCGCAGCCCGCATCCATTTCTCCCGCCCGCGCTTCAGTTGTCCCGTGCGCCTGCCATGAGACTTCCTCCCATCTTGATGAGGATCATGCCGAGCTGCTGGATGTGATCCTGGCGCAGTGCAAACTGACGGCATTTTTTCAGCCCATTGTCGAATTCTCCGGCGGCCGCATTTTCGGCTACGAAGGCCTCATTCGCGGGCCCGCGGATACGCCCCTGCACGCACCGATTCATCTTTTCGCGGCGGCGGAAGCGCTCGGGCGCCTGGCGGAACTGGAGCGCCTGTGCCGCCATGTGGTTCTCGAAAGCTTTGTGGTACAGAAACTGCCCGGCCGCCTGTTCATCAATGTCAGTCCTGAATGCCTGTTGCAGCCCGATTTCCGCGAGGGTGAAACGCTGCGCCTGATCCGCCGCCTGAAGCTCAACCCCTCCCGGGTCATTATCGAACTGACTGAAAACAAGCCGTCCTACGATTACAACCTGTTGCGCGAAGCAGCGCGGCACTACCGTGGCATGGGCTTCGAAATCGCCATCGACGACCTGGGTGAAGGGTTTTCCAGCTTGCGCCTGTGGTCGGAGCTGCGGCCCGAATACGTCAAGATAGACATGCACTTCGTCCAGGGCATCAACCACGACCCCGTCAAGCTGCAATTCGTGCGCTCGATTCAGGTGATTGCCGAAAGCATGGGTTCGCGCGTGATCGCGGAAGGCATCGAGACCCCGGCGGAGCTCAACGTGCTGAAGACCATTGGCCTGTCTTTCGGCCAGGGCTATCACATCGCGCGGCCAAACTCGGCGCCGCTGCTGCTGGCTCCGGAAGAAGTGGTGATGGCGCTCAGGCAAGGCGGGATGGTGGCCTATCCCGCGGGTATCGCGGTGCACAAGGCTGTCACGGCCAGAAAATTGCTGACATCCGCTCCCGTGGTCAGCCCGCTCATGACAGCCGACGAGGTTTTCAGCATTTTCTCCCAGGATGCCGAGTTGAATGTGTTGCCCGTGGTGAGCCATGGCGCACCGCTTGGGCTGATCAACCGCTATCGCTTTATCGATCACTATGCCCGCCCTTACCAGCGCGAACTGCATGGCAGCAAGCCCTGTACCCGCTTCATGGATGCCCGGCCCCTGAAGGTGGATCAATCCATGAGCCTGGCGCAGGTCAGCCGCCTGATCGCGGAGGGTTCGCGGCGCCATGTCGCGGACGGCTTCATTATTACCGAGCAGGAAAATTATCTGGGTATCGGCAACATCCAGGACCTGATCCGCGAGATCACCGAACAGCAGATCCAGTCGGCGCGCCACGCCAACCCCCTGACCCAGCTGCCGGGCAATGTGCCGATCAACGAGCATATCGAACGCCTGCTCCACAGCCGCAGTCCTTTTGTCACCTGCTATTTCGACCTCGACCATTTCAAGCCTTTCAATGACCGCTATGGTTTCCGCCGTGGCGATGACATTATTTTGCTCTGCGCCAGGGTACTCTCCGAAGCCTCCGACCCGGCGCGGGATTTCCTCGGCCACATTGGCGGCGACGACTTCGTGCTGCTGTTTCAGAGCGAGGACTGGGAGCAGCGCTGCCGCCAGATTCTGGCGTGTTTCGACCAGGAGATAGAAGCGTTGTTCGATCCGCAGGACCTCAAGGCAAGGGGCTTCCAGGGAGAAGACCGGCAGGGCAACATCCTGTTTTTCCCGCTTACCAGCCTATCCGTCGGCGCCGTCTGTGTTGCGCCGGATGAATACCGCTCACATTACGAAGTTGCGGCTGCCGCCGGTGAGGCCAAGAGACAGGCAAAAGCCCTGGCTGGCAGCGCGCTGTTCGTCGAACGGCGGCACCCCGATGCGGCAAAGCCGTATCAGCCCGCTTTTTCCCTATCAGATCCGGGAGTGTGCAATTGA
- a CDS encoding biopolymer transporter ExbD, whose amino-acid sequence MMVVFDEEPRQRTHIEIIPMIDVMMFLMVFFVMISLNVIPVSGLKTQLPQAQAAQRLDLVKHLVITIGGEGEIEVEGKRYPSGGLPAVLRQQMQLHPKLDVVLNGDKTARVDDLVRVMDMVRKVGVQHVAIAARHTQ is encoded by the coding sequence ATGATGGTTGTTTTTGATGAAGAGCCGCGGCAACGCACACACATCGAAATCATCCCGATGATTGACGTCATGATGTTCCTGATGGTTTTCTTCGTGATGATCAGCCTGAATGTCATTCCTGTTTCCGGACTGAAAACCCAGCTCCCGCAGGCTCAAGCCGCACAGCGGCTCGATCTGGTCAAACATCTCGTCATTACCATAGGCGGCGAAGGCGAAATCGAGGTGGAAGGGAAACGCTATCCCTCGGGTGGTCTGCCTGCCGTGCTGCGCCAGCAAATGCAGCTTCATCCGAAACTCGACGTGGTGCTCAATGGCGATAAAACTGCCCGCGTCGATGATCTGGTTCGGGTCATGGACATGGTGCGCAAGGTTGGCGTGCAGCATGTCGCCATCGCAGCCAGGCACACGCAGTAG
- a CDS encoding diguanylate cyclase yields the protein MKPLSIWTYVISLALWLSLCLGVAVIVIVLNFRDAEKDLMQYGDAYSDHLDKELLSSETILKGFSALFGAVGNIDQAQASRYVRQVIEANPHIFALEIVQAVAKNQLAEFIAQKRRDGIPEFAVKSFTYDSGRKWQAPKEKPFYYPIIFMEPMPAGSADILGLDMESVPFLQRAMSESLRRRAPVASHPFRLVQGNLAYVVFFPAQQTFLRDGSTLAPSANTEFVVDMVIDAAKLAEPVQFPIFDGGVVLVHHQDFNPEDPRGQLLTTSGPTRGLIETAIFPSHVYKKTLATSGESFSLVVKRQLGWSDLSLGLLVLIALLTILSSMMLIRYLREHQQGRILQIENQNRLWQLANHDSLTGIPNRMLLLDRLEQQLARMRRQGKHMAVLFLDLDEFKQVNDTYGHETGDQLLKLVAERLCAAVREGDTVARMCGDEFIVLIEGVEDRTVPQAVSRKIQQKLSEGFLIASQLVRVRASIGIAIFPEDGDRPEELIKQADTRMYAGKQARTAKLHLV from the coding sequence ATGAAACCGCTTTCAATCTGGACATACGTCATCAGCCTTGCGCTATGGCTTTCCCTGTGCCTGGGCGTGGCGGTCATCGTGATCGTGCTGAACTTCCGCGATGCGGAAAAAGATCTGATGCAATACGGGGATGCCTATTCGGATCACCTCGACAAGGAGTTGCTCAGCAGCGAAACCATCCTGAAAGGCTTTTCGGCCCTGTTTGGCGCCGTTGGCAACATTGATCAGGCCCAGGCCTCGCGCTACGTCAGGCAGGTCATCGAGGCAAACCCCCATATCTTTGCGCTTGAAATCGTGCAGGCAGTGGCAAAAAACCAGCTTGCGGAATTCATTGCCCAGAAAAGACGTGATGGCATCCCGGAGTTCGCCGTCAAATCGTTCACCTACGACTCCGGCCGGAAGTGGCAGGCACCGAAAGAAAAACCCTTCTACTACCCCATCATATTCATGGAGCCGATGCCGGCGGGTTCCGCTGATATCCTTGGGCTGGACATGGAAAGCGTACCGTTCCTGCAACGGGCCATGAGCGAATCACTGCGGCGCCGCGCACCTGTCGCCAGCCATCCGTTCAGGCTGGTGCAGGGCAATCTGGCCTATGTTGTTTTCTTCCCGGCCCAGCAAACCTTCCTGCGTGATGGCTCAACCCTGGCACCTTCCGCCAATACGGAATTTGTGGTCGACATGGTCATTGACGCGGCCAAGCTGGCAGAGCCCGTCCAGTTTCCGATTTTTGACGGGGGCGTGGTGCTGGTTCATCACCAGGATTTCAACCCGGAAGATCCACGGGGCCAGCTGCTGACGACTTCAGGACCAACCCGCGGCCTCATCGAGACCGCCATTTTCCCCTCCCATGTTTACAAGAAAACGCTGGCAACATCGGGAGAGTCCTTTTCCCTTGTGGTGAAGCGCCAGCTCGGCTGGTCTGATTTAAGCCTGGGGCTGCTGGTGCTGATCGCCCTGTTAACAATCTTGTCTTCCATGATGCTGATACGGTATCTGCGTGAGCATCAACAGGGGAGGATTCTGCAGATCGAGAACCAGAACAGGCTGTGGCAACTTGCCAACCATGATTCATTGACCGGGATTCCCAACCGCATGCTGCTGCTGGACCGGCTGGAACAACAGCTGGCAAGGATGCGCCGTCAGGGAAAACACATGGCTGTCCTGTTTCTGGATCTTGATGAGTTCAAGCAGGTCAACGACACTTACGGGCACGAAACTGGCGATCAATTGCTCAAGCTCGTTGCAGAGCGCCTCTGCGCCGCGGTCCGGGAGGGCGATACGGTCGCAAGGATGTGCGGCGATGAATTCATTGTCCTGATTGAAGGCGTGGAAGACCGGACGGTGCCGCAAGCCGTGAGCAGGAAAATCCAGCAAAAACTGTCCGAGGGGTTTCTGATAGCAAGCCAGCTGGTCCGTGTGCGGGCCAGCATCGGGATCGCCATTTTCCCCGAAGATGGCGACAGGCCGGAAGAACTGATCAAACAGGCGGACACAAGAATGTATGCCGGCAAACAGGCCCGCACGGCAAAACTGCACTTGGTCTGA
- the pap gene encoding polyphosphate:AMP phosphotransferase: MFESAELGHKIDKATYDKEVPLLREALLEAQLDLAQSGKFPVIVLLGGVDGAGRGETVNLLNEWMDPRHVQSHGMGEPSDEELDRPMMWRFWRALPPKGKVGVFLGSWYTWPILNRVTGVTKTADLDQSLERAKRLEKMLTDEGALIIKFWLHLSRDKQEKRLKALEKDPKTRWRVTERDWKHFKLYDKFRTVHESVIRHTSTAEAPWFIVEGEDPRYRGLTIGKMIHEAIRKRLDASNGKPAGINAPPLLPSIDQLHILKTLDLTQKLDKKKYEEELEKYQGKLALLTRDPRFREITVIAVFEGNDAAGKGGSIRRITSALDARIYQVVPIAAPTEEERAQPYQWRFWRHVPRRGRVTIFDRSWYGRVLVERVEGFCSEADWMRAYSEINDFEAQLARHNMVVSKFWLTISKEEQLSRFKEREKTGFKRYKITDEDWRNREKWDAYEQAICDMVDRTSTENAPWTLIEANDKNFARIKVLKTLCDQIEAKLKNLPKNKTF, encoded by the coding sequence ATGTTCGAATCAGCAGAGCTGGGCCACAAGATCGACAAGGCAACCTACGACAAGGAAGTCCCTCTGCTACGCGAAGCACTCCTGGAGGCGCAACTCGATCTGGCGCAAAGCGGCAAGTTTCCTGTCATCGTCCTCCTCGGCGGCGTGGATGGCGCGGGGCGCGGCGAAACCGTCAACCTGCTGAATGAATGGATGGACCCGCGTCACGTCCAGTCGCACGGCATGGGCGAGCCGTCCGACGAGGAACTCGACCGGCCCATGATGTGGCGTTTCTGGCGCGCTCTGCCGCCCAAGGGGAAAGTCGGCGTTTTTCTCGGCTCCTGGTACACCTGGCCGATCCTGAATCGCGTGACCGGCGTGACCAAGACAGCCGATCTTGACCAAAGCCTGGAACGCGCCAAGCGCCTTGAGAAAATGCTGACGGATGAAGGCGCGTTGATCATCAAGTTCTGGCTGCATTTGTCCAGGGACAAACAGGAAAAACGCCTCAAGGCGCTGGAAAAAGACCCCAAGACGCGCTGGCGCGTGACAGAACGTGACTGGAAACATTTCAAGCTCTACGACAAATTCCGCACCGTGCACGAAAGCGTGATCCGCCATACCAGCACTGCCGAGGCGCCGTGGTTCATTGTCGAGGGGGAAGACCCGCGCTACCGTGGCCTGACCATCGGAAAAATGATTCACGAGGCGATCCGCAAGCGGCTGGATGCCAGCAACGGGAAACCCGCTGGAATCAACGCACCACCCCTGCTGCCCTCGATTGACCAGCTGCATATTCTCAAGACCCTCGATCTCACGCAGAAACTCGACAAGAAAAAATACGAGGAAGAGCTGGAAAAATATCAGGGCAAGCTGGCCTTGCTGACGCGCGACCCCCGTTTCAGGGAAATCACCGTGATCGCGGTATTCGAGGGCAACGATGCGGCAGGCAAGGGGGGCAGCATCCGGCGCATCACCAGCGCGCTGGATGCACGGATTTACCAGGTCGTGCCGATTGCCGCGCCGACCGAGGAAGAGCGCGCTCAGCCCTACCAGTGGCGTTTCTGGCGCCATGTGCCGCGCCGGGGGCGGGTGACGATATTCGATCGCTCCTGGTATGGCCGCGTGCTGGTGGAGCGGGTCGAGGGCTTCTGCTCGGAAGCAGACTGGATGCGCGCCTACAGCGAGATCAACGATTTCGAGGCGCAACTGGCGCGCCACAATATGGTGGTGAGCAAATTCTGGCTGACCATCAGCAAGGAAGAGCAGCTCAGCCGCTTCAAGGAGCGCGAGAAAACCGGCTTCAAGCGCTACAAAATCACCGACGAGGACTGGCGCAACCGGGAGAAATGGGATGCCTACGAGCAGGCGATCTGCGACATGGTGGACCGCACCAGCACCGAGAATGCGCCCTGGACGCTGATCGAGGCCAACGACAAGAATTTTGCCCGGATCAAGGTGCTGAAAACCTTGTGTGACCAGATCGAAGCCAAGCTGAAAAATTTACCGAAAAACAAAACATTTTGA
- a CDS encoding glycosyltransferase family 1 protein, whose product MQDLPHLLFNPPRSGPSLRIAVVTETYPPEVNGVAMTARHMVQGLISRYHQVQLIRPQQSHEDQGTSTASFDEVLVRSVPVPRYQDLRMGLPAKAALLALWKQRRPHLVQVVTEGPLGWSAIAAARQLNLPVISDFHTNFHIYSQYYGAALMGKAIGTYLRWFHNRSHCTLVPTEAMRHELADMGIRNLQVLSRGVDTQLFQPSRWNKLLRQSWGAGEHRLVALYVGRIAAEKNLSLLIDAFRHMQAARPSMKLVMVGDGPERAKLQAMHPDIIFAGMHVGEDLAEHYASADLFLFPSITETFGNVVLEAMASGLPVVAYDCAAAREHIRHGENGLRAAFDNTHAFISQAQRLVASVDDARRMGRNARLTAEKIDWNLIHDRFEQLISDTVRQWEHCHDRKDRLSFVPDL is encoded by the coding sequence ATGCAAGACCTTCCACATTTGCTGTTTAACCCGCCGCGCTCCGGCCCATCACTGCGCATCGCGGTGGTGACCGAAACCTATCCGCCCGAGGTGAACGGTGTGGCGATGACCGCCCGGCACATGGTGCAGGGGCTGATCAGCCGCTATCACCAGGTCCAGCTGATTCGCCCGCAACAAAGCCATGAGGATCAAGGCACCTCGACCGCTTCTTTTGATGAGGTGCTGGTGCGCAGCGTGCCGGTGCCGCGTTACCAGGATCTCCGCATGGGCTTGCCGGCCAAGGCGGCATTGCTTGCCCTGTGGAAGCAGCGGCGGCCGCACCTGGTTCAGGTGGTGACGGAAGGCCCGCTGGGCTGGTCCGCCATCGCCGCGGCAAGGCAATTGAACCTGCCGGTGATTTCCGACTTTCATACCAATTTCCATATCTACAGCCAGTACTACGGCGCAGCCTTGATGGGCAAGGCCATCGGCACGTATCTGCGCTGGTTTCACAATCGCTCGCATTGCACGCTGGTGCCGACGGAGGCGATGCGCCACGAGCTGGCGGACATGGGCATCCGGAACCTTCAGGTGCTGTCTCGCGGCGTGGATACGCAACTGTTCCAGCCCTCGCGCTGGAACAAGCTGCTGCGCCAGTCCTGGGGCGCGGGAGAGCATCGTCTGGTAGCGCTTTACGTCGGCCGTATCGCGGCGGAGAAGAACCTGTCTCTGCTGATCGACGCCTTTCGCCACATGCAGGCCGCACGCCCGAGCATGAAGCTGGTGATGGTGGGCGACGGGCCGGAGCGGGCAAAACTCCAGGCCATGCATCCGGACATTATCTTTGCCGGCATGCACGTGGGCGAGGATCTTGCGGAGCATTATGCTTCCGCCGACCTGTTCCTTTTCCCCAGCATTACCGAAACCTTTGGCAATGTGGTGCTCGAAGCCATGGCAAGCGGATTGCCGGTGGTGGCATACGACTGCGCCGCCGCAAGAGAGCATATCCGCCACGGCGAGAACGGACTGCGGGCGGCTTTCGACAACACCCATGCCTTCATTTCCCAGGCACAGCGGCTGGTTGCCAGCGTGGATGACGCCCGGCGCATGGGGCGCAACGCTCGCCTGACGGCGGAAAAAATCGACTGGAATCTTATCCATGACCGCTTCGAACAGCTTATATCGGATACCGTGCGGCAATGGGAGCACTGCCATGACAGAAAAGACCGGCTGTCGTTTGTTCCGGACCTGTAA